TCCTGACCGACGGCAAGCAGGTCGAACTCGGCATGACCACCATGGGCGTCGCGCTGCAAGCCTGGAATGGCACCGGCGATTGGACCAAGGGCAAGAAGTACAACAACATCCGCGCCGTGTTTCCCATGTACGACACGCCGTTCCACTTCATCACCACGGAAAAGAGCGGCATCAAGTCGGTCGCCGACCTGAAGGGCAAGCGCGTGGGCGTCGGGCCCAAGGCCGGCACCTGCGGCACCTACTTTCCGCTCATGTTCAAGGCGCTCGGCATCGACATGGACATCCGCTTCGGCCAGGCGAGCGACATGGGAAGCCAGCTCGGCGACGGCCTTCTCGACGCGTTCCCGTTCTGCGCCGGCGTGCCGATCGCGATCTATACGGAACTGGAGGCGCAGCGTCCGGTCCGCTTCTTCACCTTCACAGACGCCGAGCTCGCCAAGGTCAAGAAGGATATTCCGGAGCTTTCCGACTCGGTCATCCCCAAGGGCACCTACAAGACCCAGACCGAGGACCACAAGACCGTCGGCCTCTACAACTTCTTCATCGTCCACAAGGACATGGATGCCGACACGGTCTACAAGATCGCCAAGGCGGTGCTGGAAAACAACGCCGCCATGGTCAAGGGCCACGCGGCGGCCAAGGAAACCCTGATCCAGAACTGGACCAAGAACACGTTCCTGCCGTTCCATCCGGGCGCGGTGAAGTATTACAAGGAAAAAGGGATCACTATTCCCGCTAACCTCGGCGGCTGATCCGAAACCTCTTCGGCCGGCGCCGCGTCGCCAATGACGCGGCGTCGTGCTCGAGGGGAGACCAGATCGCGCCGATGACCGTTCCGCCCGCCGCCAACGCGCCCGAAACGCCAGCCGAAACGCCGAGCGAGCTTGAGTTCTCGGGCAGCCAGCGCACCCTCGTCGGCTGGCAGAAGGCGCTGTTCTACTGGCTCTGCGCCGGGTTCACGGCGTTCCACCTGATCGTCCTCAACGTCTATCCGATCGATTCGATGTATCTCCGCGCCGTGCACCTGGGTTGGGGCTCGGTGATCGGTTTCGGCTTTTTCGCTTGGCGCGCGGGCGCGGCGAAAGGGCCGATCCCTTGGCACGACTGGCTGTTGATGGCGGCGTCCGCCGCGTGCGCGGGCTACGTGGTCGTGTTCCTCGACGAGCTGCAGATCCGCGCCGGCGCGCTCTACACGGCGGCCGATTTCGCCGTCGGCCTCGCCGGCACCGCGCTGGTGCTGGAACTCGCGCGTCGCCTCGCCGGCACCGCGTTGATGCTCATCGCCGGGGTGTTCCTGCTCTACGCCTTCGTCGGCCCTTGGATGCCGGGCGTGCTGTATCACAAGGGCTTCAACGTCGGGTTCATCTTTTCCTACATCTTCAGCGAATACGGCATCTTCGGCGTGACGCTGGAGGTGTCGTCGACCTTCATCATCATGTTCACCGCGTTCGCCGCCTTCCTCACCAAGTCGAAGGCGGGAGATTATTTCAACGACCTCGCCGTCGCCCTGGTCGGCTGGGCGCGCGGCGGCCCGGCCAAGGTCGCGGTGGTGTCGGGAATCCTGTTCGGCTCGATTTCCGGCTCCTCGGTCGCCAACGTGGTCGCGTCGGGCTCGGTCACCATTCCGATGATGCGCCGGGTCGGCTACGACCGCGCCACCGCCGGCGCGGTCGAGGCGACCTCCTCGACCGGCGGCCAGATCACGCCGCCGGTGATGGGCGCGGGCGCGTTCATCATGGCCGAAGTCACCGGCATTCCCTATTCGACCATCGCGCTCTCGGCGATGATCCCGTGCTTTTTGTTCTACATCGCCTGCTACGCCCATTGCGACCTGCACGCGGTGCGCAACGGCCTGCGCGGAATCCCGCGCGCCGAACTGCCGGCGCTGATGCCTCTCCTGAAGCAGCTTTACATGCTGGCGCCGGTCGTCGTCCTGGTCACCGCCTTCGTCATGGGTTACTCGGGGTTCCGCTCGGCAATGCTCGGCATCTTCGCCGCCGTGATCGCGAGTTGGTTAAACGCCCGCTTCCGCATGGGTCCGCGCGCGGTGGTCGACGCCCTCGAAATGGCGGCCAAGGATTGCCTGCAGCTGGTCGCGGTCTGCGCCGCGGCCGGCATCATCGTCGGCGTGATCGCGTTGACCGGCGTCGGCGGGCGGTTCTCGTCGCTGGTGCTCGCGGTCGCCGGGCAAAGCCAGGTGCTGGCGCTCCTGATGACCATGGTGGTGGTGACGATCCTGGGCATGGGCATGCCGACCACGGCGGCCTACGCCATCGCCGCGGCGGTGGTGGCGCCGGGCCTGATCCGCATGGGCGTGCCGCCGCTGGTCGCGCACATGTTTATCTTCTATTACGCGGTGCTCTCCGCCATCACGCCGCCGGTCGCGGTCGCCTCCTTCGCCGCGGCGGGCATGGCCCAGGCCGATCCCTGGCGAACCTCGTGGATCGCGGTCAAGTTCGGGCTCGCCACGTTCATCGTGCCGTTCATGTTCTTCGCCAGCCCGGCGTTGATCGGCCAGGGCACCTGGTGGGAAATCGTCAACGTCGGCCTGACCGCGGCGTTCGGGGTGTTCGCGCTCGCGTGCGCGACCGAAGGCTGGCTCAACGGGCCGCTGTCCGCGCCGCTGCGCGTGGCGCTGTTCGCGAGCGCGATCGGTTTGATCCACCCCGAAGACATCAGCTCCTTTGTCGGCGCCGGCACGGCGATCGCGATCTGGATCTACCAGCGCTGGCGGCACGGCCCCGACCCGGGGGAGAAAATCCCGCCGGCGGCGCCCCAGGCCGCCGCCTCGCGTTGAATTCGCGCGCCAACCCGCGCATACTTGGACGCAGACTCGAACGCCGTTCATCGTCGGGGAGCACGCGGCCTTGGCCAAGCGCGCCGATTTCGACCAAATTCTCGCCGATCATCAAACCTGGGTTGCCGGCCGGGGCGGCGCGCGCGCGGTCCTGATCGGCTGGAGCCTCCGCGGCGCGGATTTGCGCGCGGCGGACCTGCGCGGCGCCGATCTCCGCCGCGTCGATTTCGCGGGCGCCAATCTGGAAGGCGCGAACTTGCGCCGCGCCGACCTCTCGGATGCCTCCTTCGTCGGCGCCAATCTCGGGAGCGCGCTCTTGGACGAAGCCGACCTTTCGGAAGCCGACATGCGCGGCGCCAACCTCGCCGGCGCGTCGTTCGTCAACACCGAGGTGTGGCGGACCAATTTCAAGGGCGCGATCGTCGCGCCCGAAACGCTGCACCGGTTGCTCGGCTGCCGCCGGCCGGATAAGTGACGGCGCGGAACGTAACGGCCGGGCACGAGCCGGCCCGAAACGCGATGACCCACGGCGGCCTCGTCGCCTGGAAATTTTCATGAGACGAAAACGGCGCAAGGGGGGAATCGTGTCGCGCGCGCTCGCGCTCTTGGTGTGGGGCGCGGTCGCCGCGATCCTCGCGCTCGGCTTTTTCGCCTACGATCTGCCCGACGTCGAACGCGCGTTCCGTCCGACGCGCGCGCCGTCGGTGGTGGTGCGGGCGGCCGACGGCACGGAACTCGCCCGCGTCGGCGAAATCTGGGGTCGGCCGGTGCCGCTCGCGGAGCTGCCGCCCGAACTGCCGCTCGCCGTGATCGCGACCGAAGACCGCCGCTTCTACCAGCACTTCGGCCTCGACCTCGTCGGCGTCGCCCGCGCGGCGCTCGCCAACCTGCGCGCGGGCCGCGCGGTCCAGGGCGGCTCGACGCTGACCCAGCAGCTCGCTAAGAACCTGTTCCTCAGCCCCGCGCGCACGCTCCGGCGCAAGGTCCAGGAGGCGCTGCTCGCGTTGTGGCTGGAAAGCCGCTTCGACAAGGAGGAAATCCTCACCGTCTATCTCAACCGCGTCTATTTCGGCGCCGGGGCCTACGGCGTCGACGCGGCGGCGCGGCGCTACTTCGATACCGACGCGCGCGGTCTCTCGCTCTACCAGTCGGCGCTGCTGGCGGGGCTTTTGAAGGCGCCGTCGCGGCTCAACCCGCTCGCCAGTCCCGAACGCGCGCACGCGCGCGCGGCCCAGGTGCTGGAGAACATGGCCGCGCTCGGCTTCGTGACCGAGGACGAAGCCCGCGCCCTCGGCCAAGCCCCGCCGCCCCGCCCGCCGGAACGGAGAGAAGCGCCGAAACCCCAGGCCCGCTATTTGGCCGATTGGGTGACGGAACAGCTTTCCGATTTCGTGACCCTGGGCGATCGCGACCTGATCGTCGAAACCACCGTCGATGCCCGGTTGCAGCGCGCGGCGGAAGGCGCGCTCGCGCGCGCCTTCGCCGAGCCCGCGCCGGGCGGGCCGGAACAGGCGGCGCTGGTCGCGCTCGATTTCCGGGGCGCGGTCCGGGCTCTGGTCGGCGGGCGCGATTTCGGCCAAAGCCAGTTCAACCGCGCGACCGGCGCGCGCCGCCAACCCGGTTCCGCCTTCAAGCCGGTGGTCTATCTCGCCGCGCTCGAAGCCGGACTCGATCCCGCCCAGCGCTTCGTCGACGGCCCGTTTTCCATCGCCGGCTACAGCCCCCGCAACTACGAAGGCACGTACGCGGGCGAGGTGGGCCTGGCCGAGGCGGTCGCGCGCTCCATCAATACGGTCGCGGTCCAGGTGGCGGTGCAGACGGGGCTCGCGCGCGTGGTGGACATGGCGCGGCGCCTCGGCCTCGGCGACGGGTTCGAGGCCGACGCCAGCCTCGCGCTCGGCACCGGCGAAGTGACGCTGCTCGACCTCACGGCGGCTTTCGCGGTGCTGGCCAACGGGGGCGAACGCGCCTGGCCTTACGCGATCGAGCGCATCAGCGACGGCGACGGCCGCGTCCTCTGGCGGCGCCAGGGCGAAGGCGCCGAGCGCATCGCCGACCAAGGCCACGTGCGCACCCTGGTCGGCTGGCTCCGGGGCGCGGTCGAAGGCGGAACGGGGCGCGCCGCCCGGCTCGACCGCGACGCCGCCGGCAAGACCGGCACGACGCAAAATTTCCGCGACGCCTGGTTCGTCGGCTTCACCGCCGACCTGGTTGCAGGCGTGTGGATGGGCAACGACGACGCGAGCCCGATGAAAAATGTCACCGGCGGCGGGCCGCCCGCGCGCCTCTGGCGCGATTTCATGCTGGAGGCCCACCGAGGCCTGCCGCCGAAACCCCTCTATTGACGCGAATGGAAATCGTCCCGTGATGGCCTGGATTTGGGTCCCGATTACGATCTTCGCCGCGCTGCTGCAGACGCTGCGCAACACCGCGCAGCGGCACTTGGTCGACCGGGTCGGCACGCTCGGCGCGACGTTGGTGCGTTTTCTCTACGGTCTGCCCTTCGCGGTCGCCTTCGTCCTGCTCGCGTGGGCGATCCGCGACGTGCCCGTCGACGCCGCGTGGCGCCTCGCGGGGCCGATGTTCTTTTTCTGGATGGTCGTGGGCGCGGCGGCCCAGATCGCGGCGACCGCGTTGTTGTTGCGCGCCATGAAGGAGCGCAACTTCGCCCTCGGCGTCGCCTATTCGAAAACCGAGGGAATCCAGATCGCCGTGTTCGGATTGGTCTTTCTCGGCGATCCGCTGACGTGGGCCGCGGCGGCGGCCATCGTCGCGGCGTCCCTTGGCGTGATGATGGTCTCCGTCCCCAAGAACGCGGCCTTGCGCCAGCTGTTGGTCGGCGGCTGGACCACCCGCGCGGCGCTCTACGGGATCGCCTCCGGGACCGCGTTCGCGCTCGCTGCCGTCGGCTTTCGCGGCGCGATTCTCGATTTGGCGCCGCTCGATTTCCTGGCGGCGGCGACCTACACGCTCGTCTGGGCGCAACTGACGCAGACCGTATTGCTGGGCGGCTGGCTGTGGCTGTTCGACCGCGCCGTCGCGGCCGCCGTCATGCGCGCCTGGCGGGTTTCGGCGCTGGCCGGATTCCTCGGCGCCTCGGCCTCGGCGCTCTGGTTCACGGCGTTCGCGCTGGAGCCGGCGGCGCACGTGCGCACCCTCGGCATGGTCGAGCTGATCTTCAGCTACGCGGTGTCGGCCCGGTTGTTCCGGGAAAAATTCGCGCCGCGCGAATTGGCGGGGCTGGTCTTGCTCATGGCGGGCCTGGTCGGGATCGTTCTGGCGGGCTAGGCTCTAAAGGCCCGGCCCTTCCACGGGAAAAACGCCGGCACAGTTTCGCGGTAGCGCGCGTAAGCCTCGCCGAAGCGGGCGAGGAGGCGGCGTTCCTCGTAGCGCGATCCGATCCATAAATAGAGACTCGCCCACACCGCGGTCGCCAGCGTGAACTCGTCGGCGACGCGCCCCCACAGCAATAAAAACGCGCCCGCATAGAGCGGATGGCGGACGTAACGGTGGAAGCCCGATAGATTGAGCGGCTCCTCGTCGTCGAGAAACCTACCCTGGGCCGCGGCGCGGAGCTGCGCCGTACCGGCGAAGCGCCCGAGGTCGTAGCGAAAAAGGGCGGCGACCAGCACGCCCGCGCCGATCAGCGTCATCGCCCATTGCGCGGGAACGAGCCAAGCGGGGCGCGTGAACGGCTCGGCCCCTCCCAAAAGTACCCATCCGGCGGCGACGGTGAGCGCCACGTGCAGGAGCGCGAACAGGTTGTAGGCGAGCCGGTAGCCCGCGCGCAAATAGGGCTTGAGGCGGGCCTTCACCCGCGCGTCGGCGAGAAGCGAATGGCCGCAGCCGAACGCGAGCCAGAGAGCCGCGTAGAGAAGATGAAAGGCGAACACAGAAACGCGCCTACGCGGCGGCGCGGCGCCGAGGTGCCTTGCCAAGAGGAAGCTGAAGTACGATCCGTTCGAATCCGACCTTGGGAACGAGCCTTCCGCGCGGGCCGCGCTTCAAGGTGATCAGGCCGCAGGCCGCCATGCGCTTCAGGGTGCGCGAAAGGTTGGATTTCTCGCGTCCGCTCGCGCGCGCGAGCGCGTCGAGGGAGTCGGGGTTGCGTTCGGCGATCAAGGCGAGCAGGGCCCGGTTGCCCTCGGATAGGATTTTGGCGAAGGATTCGGCCGACGTAAACCAAACCTTGGGGTCGCGCGGCGAGGGCTTCAGCTTGCCCCGGGCGATGGCGAGCGTGCGCGCCTTCATCTCGGCGTAGGAGGCGATACCGACATTGAGGGTGGTCATTTCACAACTCCGCGTTCCTTGAGGATCGAATCCACGTCCGTCCAGAAATCCGCCAGCAGTTCCGCGGCGCTCCGGTATTCGTAGGGCTTGGTTGCGCGCGGCCCGTGGCGGTGATCACGCGCTTCCGGCGTACGCCGCCTCCGTCCCGGTGGCGGATGGGCGTTGTCGTAGCCCGCCAACCGGCGCCCGGCCGCATCGTGCAGCGTCAGTGAATAGCTCAGCCCGTGCGGCCGGTCGGGCAAGGGCGGCACGCGCTTGACCACGAACTTGACCCAATGACCGCCGCCCGGGTCCACCACCAGCACCTGTCCGTCGAGCAGCAGCAGATCACCCAATGCCGGGTCGTGCCGAAAGGCGGGCATGACAAAGGTTATCAATAAATGATAACTATGACAAGAGCGCGCCTAGCGCGCCATCTTCTTGATCGTCGCCGTGGTGCTGTGGCCGGGGGCGAGTTGGGCGAGCAGCACGCGTCCGCCCCAGGATTCG
This genomic stretch from Rhodospirillales bacterium harbors:
- a CDS encoding MarR family transcriptional regulator, translating into MTTLNVGIASYAEMKARTLAIARGKLKPSPRDPKVWFTSAESFAKILSEGNRALLALIAERNPDSLDALARASGREKSNLSRTLKRMAACGLITLKRGPRGRLVPKVGFERIVLQLPLGKAPRRRAAA
- a CDS encoding pentapeptide repeat-containing protein produces the protein MSAPARRSRSGSTSAGGTAPTRGRKSRRRRPRPPPRVEFARQPAHTWTQTRTPFIVGEHAALAKRADFDQILADHQTWVAGRGGARAVLIGWSLRGADLRAADLRGADLRRVDFAGANLEGANLRRADLSDASFVGANLGSALLDEADLSEADMRGANLAGASFVNTEVWRTNFKGAIVAPETLHRLLGCRRPDK
- a CDS encoding PBP1A family penicillin-binding protein, coding for MRRKRRKGGIVSRALALLVWGAVAAILALGFFAYDLPDVERAFRPTRAPSVVVRAADGTELARVGEIWGRPVPLAELPPELPLAVIATEDRRFYQHFGLDLVGVARAALANLRAGRAVQGGSTLTQQLAKNLFLSPARTLRRKVQEALLALWLESRFDKEEILTVYLNRVYFGAGAYGVDAAARRYFDTDARGLSLYQSALLAGLLKAPSRLNPLASPERAHARAAQVLENMAALGFVTEDEARALGQAPPPRPPERREAPKPQARYLADWVTEQLSDFVTLGDRDLIVETTVDARLQRAAEGALARAFAEPAPGGPEQAALVALDFRGAVRALVGGRDFGQSQFNRATGARRQPGSAFKPVVYLAALEAGLDPAQRFVDGPFSIAGYSPRNYEGTYAGEVGLAEAVARSINTVAVQVAVQTGLARVVDMARRLGLGDGFEADASLALGTGEVTLLDLTAAFAVLANGGERAWPYAIERISDGDGRVLWRRQGEGAERIADQGHVRTLVGWLRGAVEGGTGRAARLDRDAAGKTGTTQNFRDAWFVGFTADLVAGVWMGNDDASPMKNVTGGGPPARLWRDFMLEAHRGLPPKPLY
- a CDS encoding EamA/RhaT family transporter, with the translated sequence MAWIWVPITIFAALLQTLRNTAQRHLVDRVGTLGATLVRFLYGLPFAVAFVLLAWAIRDVPVDAAWRLAGPMFFFWMVVGAAAQIAATALLLRAMKERNFALGVAYSKTEGIQIAVFGLVFLGDPLTWAAAAAIVAASLGVMMVSVPKNAALRQLLVGGWTTRAALYGIASGTAFALAAVGFRGAILDLAPLDFLAAATYTLVWAQLTQTVLLGGWLWLFDRAVAAAVMRAWRVSALAGFLGASASALWFTAFALEPAAHVRTLGMVELIFSYAVSARLFREKFAPRELAGLVLLMAGLVGIVLAG
- a CDS encoding TAXI family TRAP transporter solute-binding subunit, which codes for MAAALAVSGAAQAQMKPMTLGTASVGGTYFIYGGVVASLLTEKLGVNVSTQQTQGPNQNVILTDGKQVELGMTTMGVALQAWNGTGDWTKGKKYNNIRAVFPMYDTPFHFITTEKSGIKSVADLKGKRVGVGPKAGTCGTYFPLMFKALGIDMDIRFGQASDMGSQLGDGLLDAFPFCAGVPIAIYTELEAQRPVRFFTFTDAELAKVKKDIPELSDSVIPKGTYKTQTEDHKTVGLYNFFIVHKDMDADTVYKIAKAVLENNAAMVKGHAAAKETLIQNWTKNTFLPFHPGAVKYYKEKGITIPANLGG
- a CDS encoding TRAP transporter permease, producing MTVPPAANAPETPAETPSELEFSGSQRTLVGWQKALFYWLCAGFTAFHLIVLNVYPIDSMYLRAVHLGWGSVIGFGFFAWRAGAAKGPIPWHDWLLMAASAACAGYVVVFLDELQIRAGALYTAADFAVGLAGTALVLELARRLAGTALMLIAGVFLLYAFVGPWMPGVLYHKGFNVGFIFSYIFSEYGIFGVTLEVSSTFIIMFTAFAAFLTKSKAGDYFNDLAVALVGWARGGPAKVAVVSGILFGSISGSSVANVVASGSVTIPMMRRVGYDRATAGAVEATSSTGGQITPPVMGAGAFIMAEVTGIPYSTIALSAMIPCFLFYIACYAHCDLHAVRNGLRGIPRAELPALMPLLKQLYMLAPVVVLVTAFVMGYSGFRSAMLGIFAAVIASWLNARFRMGPRAVVDALEMAAKDCLQLVAVCAAAGIIVGVIALTGVGGRFSSLVLAVAGQSQVLALLMTMVVVTILGMGMPTTAAYAIAAAVVAPGLIRMGVPPLVAHMFIFYYAVLSAITPPVAVASFAAAGMAQADPWRTSWIAVKFGLATFIVPFMFFASPALIGQGTWWEIVNVGLTAAFGVFALACATEGWLNGPLSAPLRVALFASAIGLIHPEDISSFVGAGTAIAIWIYQRWRHGPDPGEKIPPAAPQAAASR
- a CDS encoding isoprenylcysteine carboxylmethyltransferase family protein, with product MARHLGAAPPRRRVSVFAFHLLYAALWLAFGCGHSLLADARVKARLKPYLRAGYRLAYNLFALLHVALTVAAGWVLLGGAEPFTRPAWLVPAQWAMTLIGAGVLVAALFRYDLGRFAGTAQLRAAAQGRFLDDEEPLNLSGFHRYVRHPLYAGAFLLLWGRVADEFTLATAVWASLYLWIGSRYEERRLLARFGEAYARYRETVPAFFPWKGRAFRA